A single genomic interval of Meles meles chromosome 9, mMelMel3.1 paternal haplotype, whole genome shotgun sequence harbors:
- the RPRM gene encoding protein reprimo, which translates to MNPALDNQTDVAGLLLANSSEALERAVRCCTQASVVTDDGFSEGGPDERSLYIMRVVQIAVMCVLSLTVVFGIFFLGCNLLIKSEGMINFLVKDRRPSKEVEAVVVGPY; encoded by the coding sequence ATGAACCCGGCGCTGGACAACCAGACCGATGTGGCGGGCCTGCTCCTGGCCAACAGCAGCGAGGCGCTGGAGCGCGCCGTGCGCTGCTGCACTCAGGCGTCGGTGGTAACCGACGACGGCTTCTCCGAGGGCGGCCCGGACGAGCGCAGCCTGTACATCATGCGCGTGGTGCAGATCGCGGTCATGTGCGTGCTCTCCCTGACCGTGGTCTTCGGCATCTTCTTCCTCGGCTGCAACCTCCTCATCAAGTCCGAGGGCATGATCAACTTCCTGGTGAAAGACCGGAGACCGTCGAAAGAGGTGGAAGCGGTGGTCGTGGGGCCCTACTGA